In Carya illinoinensis cultivar Pawnee chromosome 9, C.illinoinensisPawnee_v1, whole genome shotgun sequence, the following are encoded in one genomic region:
- the LOC122277709 gene encoding uncharacterized protein LOC122277709 encodes MTAAIRMLVYGATADLMDEYVRIGESTARLSMKKFVKAIVSIFGGEYLRSPTSNDIARLLEVGQRRGFPGMLGSIDCMHWKWNNCPSAWKGRGPPCNYTINGHEYTMGYYLADGIYPSWATLVKTIPAPHGKKKKYFAAC; translated from the exons ATGACTGCGGCAATTAGGATGCTCGTATATGGGGCAACAGCAGATCTTATGGATGAGTATGTAAGAATTGGAGAAAGTACTGCACGGTTGAGTATGAAGAAATTTGTAAAGGCGATCGTGTCAATCTTTGGGGGTGAGTACTTGAGGTCTCCAACCAGCAATGATATAGCAAGGTTACTAGAAGTTGGACAAAGGCGTGGATTTCCAGGAATGTTGGGtagcattgattgcatgcactGGAAATGGAATAATTGTCCTAGTGCttggaaag GTCGTGGTCCTCCATGCAACTATACTATCAATGGTCACGAGTACACAATGGGATATTATCTTGCTGATGGTATATATCCTTCGTGGGCAACATTAGTAAAAACAATTCCTGCTCCacatgggaaaaagaaaaaatattttgctgCTTGCTAG
- the LOC122277029 gene encoding glutathione S-transferase T3-like: MWERISDFYHEYKKPHNVNHSVGSLINRWFMIQKYTNKFFAYLAQVESLHPSGATEQDKIERAKILYKEMERGNFTLEHSWNLLRHQPKWHQHMSTLNMRRKPVDRQPSNEQSSEVLGNVVEENVERPAGKKAEKESLKKRKAQEQSDAEFNTTLGAMTEDRRLFMAERREWQTKADRDRGAQLDLDKRKFDAEMMGKDLSGMNAMQQTYFRKVQKKIWEESMSDEDGISE, encoded by the exons ATGTGGGAGCGGATTTCTGATTTTTACCACGAATATAAGAAACCACATAATGTGAACCATTCGGTTGGGTCATTGATCAATCGTTGGTTCATGATTCAAAAATACACAAATAAGTTTTTTGCATATTTAGCACAAGTTGAGTCATTGCACCCGAGTGGTGCGACCGAGCAAGATAAG attGAAAGAGCAAAGATATTGTACAAAGAGATGGAACGAGGGAACTTCACATTAGAGCATTCTTGGAATCTTTTGAGGCAccaacccaaatggcatcaacACATGAGTACGCTGAATATGAGGAGAAAGCCTGTCGATAGACAACCTTCTAATGAgcagtcaagtgaagttttgggcAATGTTGTGGAAGAAAATGTTGAAAGGCCTGCTGGAAAAAAGGCTGAAAAGGAAAGCTTGAAGAAGCGGAAGGCACAAGAACAATCTGATGCTGAGTTCAACACGACATTAGGAGCAATGACCGAGGATAGACGATTGTTCATGGCGGAGAGAAGAGAATGGCAGACGAAGGCTGATCGCGATAGAGGTGCACAACTGGATCTTGATAAAAGAAAGTTTGATGCTGAGATGATGGGCAAGGATCTTTCTGGTATGAATGCCATGCAGCAAACCTACTTCCGTAAAGTTCAGAAAAAAATTTGGGAAGAGTCAATGAGTGATGAAGATGGTATATCCGAATGA